From the Labeo rohita strain BAU-BD-2019 chromosome 21, IGBB_LRoh.1.0, whole genome shotgun sequence genome, the window aaaaatcaataattttgattacatataatgtattgttggctattgctacaaatatacccatgctacttacaaAATTTTTAAAAGACGAGGTACATTAATCATATGAAAGAGGATCTGTCATTTTAATTCTTGCCGTTAATTCCATCTTTAGCTaatcacacgcacacacacacaactcgTCTGAGTGCTTAATGCACACCGTATGCTGACAGTATTTCGGTAGATCCGCACTAAGAGCCCTCTTTCATAAGTGCACTCACCGTAAGTGCACACTGTGACCGTTTGAGACGGTGTAGGTCAACTCTGTCAGATTCATAGCTGAACCCTGGGCTGAAGATGTCACAGATGACAAATGCATCTTTCACTTCTTTCGTACAAGAGGACGAAAACAGCAGGGCTTCGACCTGAAGTTAAACAAAAGCACAGTTCCTCAGGTTAAACAGACAGCAGAATgttattaaaaggatagttcactacaaaatgaaaattgtgtcattatttactcaccttcatgctTTTGCAAAcccgtatgactttctttctctgtagaacacaaaaggaaaaataacAGTTCTAGTAGTACTTTTTCCACATGCAATTAAACTAGATGGTTCCTATGATTTGTACTCCATATtgcaagtcttctgaagccatacaataGATTTATGAAAAGAGCGGACTGATATTGAGTTACTGAGCTGAATTCAAGAACCGAATCAGTTAAGTTTGTGAACAAaccaagtcaaaagtttacatacacctcgcagaatctgcaaaaaaaacctatgcattaagagccttgAGGACAACtcagggactcatatgcaactattacagaaggttcaaacgctcactgatgcttcagaaggaaaaacgatgcaaaatgagaaaaatgtacacaccttcattctgttcaaaagttttgactcctggctcttaatgcatcatttttcattctggagcatcagtgagcatttgaaccttctgtaatagttgcatatgagtctctcagttgtcctcagtgtgaaaagatggatctcaatatCATAAAGttattgctggaaagggttcaaatacacaaaaatgctaaaaaaccaaagaatttgtgggacctgaaggatttgtctgtgtatgtaaactattattttctcttgtggactacatgtaaatgtcttttatgttaaatattttattctgtggtaaataaaaaataacatgcattttgtatgataaatgaataaataaataatatacattctgcagattcttcaaggtgtatgtaaacctttgacttCGACTGTATATCACTTGCTTCACTGAGATGATTggacacaaaataatgtttgagTCTACTTTCATGAATTTTAATGAATGTGCCAAAAAAAGCAAAGGGGAGATGTTTTAAAACTATCAGTGAgtcattaattacattttgatcaTATTAACTGCATGCTTTTAAAGCTTGAAAGCCTCATTTGTTGTATTTGTAGAgaaagttcatccaaaaatgaaaacttgcctacaatttactcaccctcagaccatgatgtcagatttggagaaatgtagcattacatctcTTGCTCACCAGTGAGTGggtgggtgccatcagaatgagagttcaaacagctaataaaaacatcacaataatccacaccactccagtccatcaatttacatcttgtgaagtaaaaagctgtgtgtttgtcagaaacaaatccatcattaagatttgcttccagctaaaatatgtGTTCGTAATATGTCCAGAAGTCATCTAATCTGAATCAGGATTATGAAGTCATATTTTGTCCAGAAAAAAGGgtataaaaacatcttaatggatTTGTCACTTGTCAAGACATTgattgatggactgaagtggtgtggattacttgtgggttattgtgatgtattatcagctgtttggactctcattttgacacACCCATTCACAACAGAGGATCCTTTGGGGAGCAagtgtaatgctaaatttctcccaatctgttctgatgaagaaacaaactcatctacatcatggatggcctgagggcgagtacattttcagcaaattaaaatttttgggtgaactattcctaaaGGTTTCAGTGCGTATTTATATGGCGTGAATGTATTGTAAAGTGTGCTGCACTTGTTTTTTGGATTGGGTGTTCAGGCCTTGTTTTTAGCGAGTGGGCACACACACTGAGTGAATTTAGGTGTCTAATAACAGTTGTCTGTATCAACAGGCAGTAATCAGATATGTGTGTTTTCACAGAAtcacacaacacaaacacacacacactcgcattCCCACTCCAGCACAGAGAACAGTTGCTGCCTTCGGCATTCAGTGCCCTTTTACACCTGAAAACTGTCCAAGAAACTATGTTTAATCTTGTTAGGACACATGCTAATGACCATTAATATCTCTTTCTGTCACTTTCTCCCTCTCAGTCTCTCAAAGCAGCATAAACTGCATTCACATTGCTGATTTTATgctcaaatgtaatttttgtatgttttttgaaatgACCTTTTAAATGTGGCACATCCCTTATGCATACAACACCTCACCCTGGTATATTCATCATAATGTCATCATAACATTTCGTAATATAACTCAATAGAGTTTTTTCTAACTGTATGAAATTAGAACCACATGGGCTTCCTGTTTACGTTTCTCCTGTCACTGTTCAAAGCAAAACATTTGAGACATAATGTACACCAAtgaagattaaattaaaattttaaatgcatatttttaaaaaatcattttaatttaatatgcaaattaatattacattttgcatatatatttctataaatatatcgtgcatatttttgttcaaaacttcattgttattataattaaatattttttataaatataggCAAGATATGACAAAATTCTGATGtcataatgtaatgtaattaattttaatttttttttatcaaattaattttctagtctgaaatatgaaatgtttaatttaaattaatatatatatatatatatatatatatttcagtgtcattttaaattaaattaaaaaataaaaatgtagagcTTAtatacatttgaggtcaaaagtttacacacacacaccttgcagaatctgcaaaatgttaattatattaccaaaataacagagatcatacaaatgcatgttatttttttatttagtactgacctgaataagatattttgcataaaatacatttacatatagtccacaagagaaaataatagttcaatttatgaaaatgaccccgttcaaaagtttacatacacttgattcttaatactgtgttgttacctgaatgatccacagctgtgtgtttttgtttagtgatcgttgttcatgagtcccttgtttgtcctgaacagttaaactgcctgctgttcagaaaaatccttcaggtctcacaaattctttggtttttcagcatttttgtgtatttgaaccctttccaacaatgactgcatgattttgagatccattgttttacattaaggacaactgagggactcatatgcaactattacagaggttcaaatgctcactaatgcttcagaaggaaacacaatgcattaagagccgggggtgaaaacttttgaacagaatgaagatgtgtacatttttctcattttgcctaaatatcatatttttttaatttagtactttcCTTCAGAAACTATATTTATGTCTATTATGTGTCTCTTTCAGTCCCGTTTACCTGCAGTTAAGGTCAAGTACCTGTTGGTGGCGTGGTTTGGGATTCTGGTGGCCAGCTGGGTGATCTATATGCAGTATTCCTCTTATTCAGAGCTCTGCAGAGGACATGTCTGTACCATGCTCATTGTAAGTCACTGCATCGTCCATAATGCATGAGTTTAGGTGCACATTCCTTCCCATGAGCGCCATTCCTCGCCACTTAGGAGAGGCCAACATGGAATAGCTAGGATTTGCCACTTTATTACATTGCAGGTTAAGACAGAAAGTGAGTGTCTGAAAATGATTCATGATGATTGACAAACGCCTCAGAGCATTTGCTTACAGTCCGTAGACACAGATGGTGTAATATTTATGCTGTTTTGCCTTCTAACATCTCACTGACAGGAAGTCTTTGCACATAACTGAGAGAATAAGAGAGGAACTGGGAAATTAAAAGGAGGAAGTGAGCAAGTTGACAGATAATAATTATGAAAGCCAAATTTAaacattctcatttttattgtaaCAGTAGGATAATTATGCAGCGTGATTGCGTTTAATTACAAATTCTGCATTCAGGATGTAAACAGAAACCCCTCAGGAAAGTAGAACTTCCTATTACTGTGATGatttaaattcacaaataagatctactcatattttttttatcctgttgtgttttttttttttgtgaagcaAATAGGCTGTGCttttcaaaacaacaaaagtCTATGGTAACTCGTGTGGTCAAGCTGTGCACAATATTCCAAGTCTTATAAAGCAGTATGTTTGTATTATATAAGGAACAAACctaaatttaaaggaatagttccttaaaaaaattgtttttaattctgacatcatttattcaccctcaagttgttccaaacctgcatgtatttatatacacaaaagaatatattttgaggaACAATTGATTAATTTCCGTAgtatggataaaaaaaaaaaaacttttggaagTTAGTGGGGTCAATCCCATCAACAGTTTGGTTACTTGTTTTgcgtttttgggtgaagtatccctTAAAAGTTTCTGAAGAAGCACtttgagaaacatttctttaaaaacacatttggggTTCAAAGCCTCTCACACATAGTGCTGTAGTTTAGACACTTGGTGAGGTAGAGGGGAAGAAAAGCCCTTTCAGATTGTTTCGTAACATGCACTGACAGCCGCTTTTGTAGATATCAGAAATGAAAACGATAAGGAAAATAGAGAAAGCAAATAAGAAGAAGTAATATGCTGGCTTTAGGCTAGTCTTTGCATTGGTGGGTCATTGTCTGCGGAAGCGACCATCAATCATGACATCACCAAGCCCTCTGTCCTCCGACTGGCCAATTTATCCTTTGGTTGTTTGCACAAGACTCTTAAAAGATGACAAGATGTTGTGGTTAATGCCTGTCTgtttcctgtgtgtgtgtgtttcagtgtgATCATTATCGCAGAGGTATTATTTCGGGGTCGGTGTGTAAATCTCTTTGCGAGGAGAAAACTTTGTCTCTTCAACGCTGTCTTTCAACATCACCAACGCACCAggtaaaaaatgtacatgtcatatttaaattaaaaaaagacagaaattatattttgtattgcattattttcaataattgtATTCCTAATGCGTCtaaacattttactttatatttaccttttttcgatttgcattaaaattgatttttttttaatttttttaaatttgcattatTCTCATTGGtgattctcactattaacactatttgtatagtataaatatttttacttttttttcttttttttacattacagtaaTTAGAATATGTGGGGAAAGTGTGATTAATAGTCATAAAATAACATCagattatgttattattatgtaataattatatagtaaataatcatttttatttatttatttttatataatttattttcattttttggcaaTGTGCAAAAAAGGCATGCatgtaattacaattacatttggcacacataatatatatttatatataatatactgtattgCAGATATATAGTGCTGTGTGGAAGGAGAAAGCTGTATTGGTGAAGTGTGGGATTGAAGAGAGCATGAGAGGCGAAAACGGTCTTGACTCGCCATTGCGGCATGACAACAACCTCTATGACAAACCCACCCGTGGAACATCCATGGATGAATTCAGAGCAATGCTTCATTCCTTTCTCAAGGtctttttatttactgtttgtcttttttcttcatttttcacattatacacaaatataacaataaatcaGACCTGTAGTTGAcaccaaaatgatttttatactCATAGAGTTAAAAAATGCTTGTCCTTCAATTATAGAACTtgatgttttgaatttgaacttGAATTGTTGCAGTACAGATGTGAACAGGGATGTCTGATATAGCAACAACTAATCAACTCTCTGAAAGAGACAGATTCACCAAAATGAATTGAACTTATCAACTCTAATGCCATTTTTTCAATGTAACAGATGTTGCAATGATTTTCAATGttgatttataaaaatcaccAAATGATCAGacatatataatgaaaattcaacatattaCCCAACCCTCATTGTGACTGGTATCAGAGATGTTTACATCCTGCTTAGCAAAGCAGAAACGGATGTAAGACAGTCTAACCCTCTCTGAGCTTTCGGCTGTTCCTCAAGGTCCCCTGTAGGAGGGTGAAAATGGAGAGAGAGCATGGGAGGGAGTGGGGTAATGGGGAAGAGAAGCCAAAAATAACTGAAGGAGCTTGAAAAGGTCACAGCCAGAACAATACACTCCCTCTCAGTGTCACGGGGGAGTAcaacactaacacacacactttaacaCAACCCACACAAAGTGCTGTAAATGGCTGTGCACGCTTCAGTATACATGCATAATGCTGATAAAAACTGTACTTAAAGAtcccatgaaataaaaatgagttttgTGGTTTGTAATCCATGTAGGTTAGTGTTGAGGCCAATCTGGATATCAAAGTGTATGTGCTTGCTACTACTAAAATTGGCTAATTAATGTTACCCCTTATTTCCCAGGAAAACaatccaaaaatattaataatgatctCATACAGACATGCATATGTAGAATGCCTCTAGAATGAAAACATCCTCTTCTCCTAAATTATAAATACCACCCACCTCTGACTAGAAATAGAAAGTAGTCAATCATAATTCATGACTGTTACGTAAGGTAAAGGTTATTGTTGGCAATTTTTTAAAGGAACAAGCTATTCAATGTCCTAAATAACACTTAGTCTACAAAGGTTTAAAAATCTCTTTCTCCCTCTTCCATTCATTCACAGGACAGTGTTGGTGAGCAATCATCTCTTAGCACTCTTGTAACTCGTGTGATTTCTCTGGCGGACGTCAACGGCGATGGTAAAGTTTCATTAGCGGAGGCGAAATCCGTGTGGGCTTTGCTTCAGATCaatgaatatgttttaatggtGGCACTGCAAGATAAAGAACATGCTCCCCGCTTGCTAGGCTTCTGCGGAGACCTTTACGTGACTGAACATGTAGCACACAGTGCCCTTTTCAGGCTGGAAGTGCCCAGTTGGCTGCAGCCAGTGTTTCCTGAGGCGCTGGGCACCGCTCTTAACCAGTGGCTCGCTCCTGCATGGCCCCGCAGGGCCCGAATCACCATCGGCCTACTAGAGTTTGTTGAAGAGGTATTCCATGGCGTATACGGAAGCTTCTACATATGTGACGCAAGCCCAAGACGGGTCGGCTACAATGCGAAATACGACTTCAAAATGGCAGACCTTCAAAGCATAGCATCGGAGGCAACCGTCAAAGGATTCCTTCGAGGGAGAACTTGCGAGGCAAACGTTGACTGCACTTACGGGCGAGATTGTACTGCAACGTGTGACCGTTTGGCAAGGCAGTGCAATGTGGAGGTGGTGCAGCCCAATTTGGCCAAGGTGTGTGCGCTCCTGCAAGACTTCCTGCTCTTCGGAGCGCCGTTGGACCTGAGGGAGGACCTAGAAAAACAGCTACGCACCTGTGTGACTCTTAGCGGACTTGCCTCACAGATGGAGGTGCATCATTCTCTTGTTTTGAACAACCTCAAAACACTACTGTGGAAGAAGATCTCAAATACCAAGTACTCTTGAGACCAGCATAGGGATGATCAAGAGAAAGGCAACAGAGAGCGAGAGAACAGATGGAGACTTCCAGAGAACAAAAGTGGGGTCAGTACAGTTGCTTCAGGAGGGCTAACAGAATAGCTGAACTCTGCCTGCCACTACAGACTTAAATTTGTTGAACATCAATTGTGAAGTTGGTGAATGCAAGTTCAGAAAGAGTATACAATACATCCCCACCCTCTGTTTTACTTTAACAACTCAATTGAAGAACCTTAAACCCTATAAAAACACCTACGGAAGATTAATTTTCCTCTGCCCAAAAGGTCCAAGGTGGAGACTGTCCGGTAGGAACAAAGACTACTGGAAGACATTTCTTTGACCATGCAGCCCCTTGCCAAATGGATCCTTTTTGGTGAACATTTGGTTAAGGATCTGGGCTGCAAGCACAAGGATAGTAGAGCCATTTCCAAATAGAAGAAACCCAAGGAGTTCCCATGAGGACAGTCTTGCTCTACATCCCCTTTCTCTTTTACTTTATTGACTCAAATGAAGACCCTTTAACCCTAACAGAAAAACCTTCCTCTTGCCAaaatatccaagttgttcaTTGGAGAAAACCAACTGGAGGACATTTCTTTGACCATGTATCCCCTTCCCAAATTATCTTGATTAATTCCTGCTTGGTGGACTTGTGGGTAAGGATCTGGGGTGCAAGCACAAGGATAATAGAGTCAGTTCTGAGAAGTAACCCAAGGAAAGGAGAGTTTCAGAGATGGTCTTGCTCTACATCTGGGTCTCCAAACTCTGACCTGAAGGGCTAGTGTCCTGTAGAGTTTGGCTCCAACTTGCTTCAAcacacctgcttggaagttTCATGCATGTTTAGTaggaccttgattagctggttcagttgtgtttaTTTAGGGTAatagctaaactctgcaggacaccggccctccagggctgagttTATAGACACCTGCTCTACATCAACACCCTCTATTTTACTTGAGCGACTCCCCTAAAGACCGTTTAACCCCATAGAAACCCTTCAGAAGAATCTCTTTCCTTTGGCTGAAAGGTCCCAGTGAAAGTTAGAATGTCCAGTTAGGAACAAGGTAAACTTGAGGATATTTATTTGAACATGCAACCTTTTCCCAAATTAGACCTTCTTGGTGAACTTTTGGTCAAAGATCTGGGATTCAAGGACAAGGATAATAGGGTCAGTTCCAAGAAGTAACCCTATTAACGAAGAGTTTCAGAGAGGATGGTCTTGTTCTACATCAGGGGTCTCCAAACTCTGTCCTAGAGGGCTAGTGTCCTGTAGAGTTtggctccaacttgcctcaacacacctgcttggaagttTCTTGCATGCATAGTAGAactttgattagctggttcaggtgtgtttatttAGGATTacagctaaactctgcaggacaccagccctccaggactaaGTTTGGAGACAACTGCTCCACATCAACACCCTCTATTTTACTGGCGTGACTCCCCTGATGTTCCTGTAACataggggtgcccaaacttggtcatGGTGGGCCACTGCCcttcagagtttagctccaaccccaattagacacacctgaactagcTAATCAAGCTGTTAtcaggcatactagaaacctcCCAACAGGTGTGTTTAAGGCAAGTTGaggctaaactctgtaggacaccagGCCTCTAGGACCGAGTTTGAGCACACCTGCTTTAACCCTATAGAAACACCTTCAGAAGaatctcttttttcttttggtcCAAAGTGAAGTTAGAATGTCCAGTTAAGACCAACTTGAGGACATTTATTTGATCGTGCAACCCCTTCGTAAATGAGTCCTTCTTGGTGAAGTTTTGGTTAATGATCTGAGTCAGTTCCAAGAAGTATTCCAAGGAAAGACGAGTTTAAGAGAGGATGGTCTTGTTCTACATCAGGGGTCTCCAATCTCGGTCCctgagggctggtgtcctgcagagtttgcAGTACGCCGGCCATCCAGGATCGAGTTTGGAGACCCCCGCTCTACATCCAAACCCTTCTATTTTACTTGAGTAACTCCCCTGAAGACCCTATAGAAACACCTTCAGAAGAATCTCTTTACTTTAGCTGAAAGATCCAAGGTGAAGTTAGAATGTCCAATTAGGAACAACTAGAGGACATTTATTTGACCATGCAACCCCTTCCCAAATGAGTCCTCCTTGCTGAACTTTTGGTTAAAGATCTGGGCTGCAAGCACAAGGATAATAGGGTCAGTTCCAAAAAGTAACTCAAGGAAAGAAGAGTTTTGGAGAGGATTGTCTTGCTCTACATCAGGGGTCTCTGAAATCGGTCCTTGAGGGCCAGTGTACTGCAAGGGTTAGCTCTAACTTGCCCCAACACACCTACCTGGAAGTTTCTCGCATGCCTAGTAAGGCCTGATTAGCTGGGTTAGATGTGTTTTAAATAGGGTTAGAGCCACATTAttcaggacaccagccctccacgAAAGTTTGGAGACCCCTGCTCTGCATCCACGCCCTCTATTTTACTTGAGTGGCTCCACTGAAGACCCTTTAACCTAGGGGTGCCAAAACTCAGTCATgggagtttagctccaattaGAAATACCTGAACTAGCTAATCGAGCTTTAtcaggcatactagaaacctcTCGGCAGGTGTGTTAAGGCAAGTTAGAGCTAAACACTTCAGGACACTGGAGCACCCCTGCCTTAACCCTATAGAAACACcttcagaaaaatatatttgttctGTGGCTGAAAGGTCCAAGGTGAAGTTAGAATGTCCAGTTAAGAACAACTAGAGGACATTTATTTGACCATGCAACCCCTTCCCAAACGAGTTCTCCTTGGAGAACTTTTGCTTAAGGATCTGGGCTGCAAGCACAAGGAAATAGTTTCCAAGTGGATGGTCTTGCTCTACACCCACAACACCCTTAAGTAAGACGTGCAACTTTTGGTTTCAACAGCAGGATTGTTCCTAGAACGCTCCTCTGAGTTGCTTCTTGAAGAATAAACTACAGCCACATGTGTTTTGACTTTCAGCACGGAAGAAGAGGGATCTTTAGCAATGTTTGAAAGCACCCTTCCTTTGAAGTCAGGAAATGTCAGAACTTGACGCCAAATCCTGCAACACAACCAAGACGTCAACACTGgattcataaaataagaaagagTGAAGGTTATATATTATGTCTTTTCACAGGGTGTATGttgtgttagtgtgtgtgtgcttgttttaCAAGGATGTTTCTCTCATGTTATAGTGTCACAGGAAGGGTACTCCTTTTTTTGAATGGTGTGGAGCGTTCAGGATGGGATTTGTGCTTGAACTGTAAGATTACTTACTGTGTTTCTCAgggtttgtgtgtttatgtctgTTTGGAAGACTACTATTAAGATTAAACCTAGATGAAATAGAATTATGGTGTCAAGTTAAAAACAGAAAGTACCGTTTGAGGAATCAAGGTCTAGTGGCCGTGTATGTGCAGGCATATAAACACACGTCTGCATATAAACTTGAAAGTCTGTGTGCATATTGTAAACGCATCTCCTTGACTCACAGTAGGCAGATTTCTAAACATCTCTTACACTAGAATAACAAATCAAACTGCAAATTGCATTTCATTAATACTAAACAAGACACATTCCACAGATAACCAACAAGAAGTACCaagtgcacatttaaaaaaaaaacttgtttccTCTTTTCACTTTCAAGATCATTCTCTTCCCCAACTTTGTAGGAACGATTCAGAAGTTTTGTTCTTGCAGattcacatacatgtatgtgatTTTGAGTTGATTTCTGTCTTCTAGTGTGCACTAGGCTTTAGTACAATTTCACGTTATGAACAAAGTGGTTTTATGTACTATTAAGtcatgttcattattttatttcgtGCTTCTGTAAGGAGAGCAGCACaaaatactaatttattttaCCTCCATCAATTTGTTCAGCTATTATTCATTGATGAGTAAATGTTTGAAACCTAAACTGTGTATGTGTCTTGCGTGAAGCACAAGTACACAAAGTACAGCACTTGTTCAAAGGACAAACACAACAGCAGGTATCCTTTTACCCGACCTTTAGAAAGAAACAAGGAATCAGCATATATTAGTCCAGGGAGGCGTCCCAAAACTACCTCACCTTTAAAAGGACACATTACTTACAGGACCAAAACATGTAAATTCACATGCTGGACAAACGTAAAACAAGctgttatttaatgttttaatggtactaataaacaaaaataatcatgtttcataaaaatatgcTATAATTAAACATTGCATTACAGCATAgcttaatttataaattaaaagactGACTAGTTGAGCTGTCCTTCAAAAACATATTGATTTGAGTGACACGATTGTACAGTTTGTGGcttgttaaaaaacaaagaataaagTGTCATGCACTAATTTGGGTGATGATCAGATGATCTTGTTTGGATGTTCTCTTCCATCTAGGTCCAAAAAGTAGGTGGAGATCAACAACCGCAGACACGGGTTTGTAACACACAGCTGATGTAAATCCAGCTGACTTGTTCCAAATggtttgtcacaattctgaaattattaaagcaaaataaagatTAAAGCAATGctctatttttgaaaatgtaaaaataatcacaacatGCTAAACACAAAGCATGCAGTTTCACTGGCAGATGAGATCTGCACACTTTTTCACTGTTGCATTTTCTGCACTGATTTGAGGGGAAAAATATAGAAGGGGAAGTATTTACTTTTGACACCATTTAACCCTGTGAAgcccatttttaattttttaatattaggcCATTTTTATCTGTATAACAATAAACAGACAAGATCTAAATAgcaataacaattttaaaaattcaagtGCATTTTTGAGGATCATATCTAATACACCAGGCTTTTATGACACATATAGTATGATATA encodes:
- the dipk1b gene encoding divergent protein kinase domain 1B; translation: MPRSLRRLVHLVLFCPLSKGLQSRLPAVKVKYLLVAWFGILVASWVIYMQYSSYSELCRGHVCTMLICDHYRRGIISGSVCKSLCEEKTLSLQRCLSTSPTHQIYSAVWKEKAVLVKCGIEESMRGENGLDSPLRHDNNLYDKPTRGTSMDEFRAMLHSFLKDSVGEQSSLSTLVTRVISLADVNGDGKVSLAEAKSVWALLQINEYVLMVALQDKEHAPRLLGFCGDLYVTEHVAHSALFRLEVPSWLQPVFPEALGTALNQWLAPAWPRRARITIGLLEFVEEVFHGVYGSFYICDASPRRVGYNAKYDFKMADLQSIASEATVKGFLRGRTCEANVDCTYGRDCTATCDRLARQCNVEVVQPNLAKVCALLQDFLLFGAPLDLREDLEKQLRTCVTLSGLASQMEVHHSLVLNNLKTLLWKKISNTKYS